TCGCGGACGCCGTCGGCGTCGGCCTCGACGGACAGGATCCGGGCGGAGTTCCGGACGATGACCTCCAGGTCGGCCTCGGGGTAGAACTCCAGCCGGTGGACGATCCCGAAGCGTCCCCGGAGGGGGGAGGTGAGCAGGCCCAGGCGCGTGGTGGCCCCCACGAGGGTGAAGGGGGGAAGCGTCAGGCAGACGGAGCGGGCCGAGGGGCCTTCGCCGATGACGATGTCCAGGGTGAAGTCCTCCATGGCCGGGTAGAGGATCTCCTCGATGGCCGGCTGGAGGCGGTGAATCTCGTCGATGAAGAGGACGTCGTTGGGCTGGAGGTTGGTCAGGAGCGCGGCCAGGGTTCCCCGCTTGTCGATGACCGGCCCGGAGGTGGTCTGGATGTTGACGCCCAGCTCCGCGGCGATCACCCCCGCCAGGGTGGTTTTCCCGAGCCCGGGCGGCCCGTAGAGGAGGACGTGGTCGAGGGCCTCCCGGCGGGCCCGGGCGGCCTGAATGGCCACCGTGACGTTCTCCACCACCTTGCGCTGGCCGATGTACTCCGTGAGGCGGCGCGGGCGGAGCTGCCCCTCGATGGGGTCGTCGTCGGTGAGGTGCGGGTCGAGAACGGGGTTGGGGGGCTTCATATCGGCTCACTCGTCATCCGTGTCCATCCGTGTGCATCCGTGGTCTCTTCCGGCCGCGGCCCGGGGGGCTCATTTCGCCATCAACCGCCGCAGGGTGGCCTTCAGCAGGGCCTCGAAGGGCGCTCCGGGGCTGTCGGCGAGTGCGGCGGCCACCGCCCGCTCGGCTTCGGCGCGCGGGTAGCCCAGATTGACCATGGCCGAGACCAGGTCGTCGGAGAGGGGCGTCGCCGGGGCGGGGGTTGCGGCGGCGGCCGGCGCCGACAGGCCCGCGAGCTTCGCCACCTTGTCCTTCAGCTCCATCACCAGTCGCTCGGCGGTCTTCTTCCCGATCCCGGGGACCTTGCAGAGGCGCTTGACGTCGCCCAGCGCCACGCAGCGGACCAGGGTCTCCGCGTCCATGCCCGACAGGGCGGCCAGGGCCGTCTTCGGGCCCAGGCCGGGCACGGAGATGAGGGCGCGGAACAACTCCAGCTCCGTTTCGGTCCCGAAGCCGAAGAGGGTGATCTGGTCCTCCCGGACATGGGTGTGGACCCGCAGGGCCTGCTCCCCCCCCTCCGGCGCCAGCGCGTAGAAGGTGGAGAGGGGGACTTGCAGGAAATAGCCGACGCCGTACACGTCCAGGATCACCGATTCCGGTTTCCGGTCCCGGACGTTCCCCTTCAGGTAAGCGATCATCGAAAATCTCCATGGAGGGCCGTCCCGTGGTGGTTTCCCGGCCGGCCCGCCGATGCATGGCGCCACTGTAGCAGACTCCCCGGGGGAATACA
This is a stretch of genomic DNA from Acidobacteriota bacterium. It encodes these proteins:
- the ruvB gene encoding Holliday junction branch migration DNA helicase RuvB; this encodes MKPPNPVLDPHLTDDDPIEGQLRPRRLTEYIGQRKVVENVTVAIQAARARREALDHVLLYGPPGLGKTTLAGVIAAELGVNIQTTSGPVIDKRGTLAALLTNLQPNDVLFIDEIHRLQPAIEEILYPAMEDFTLDIVIGEGPSARSVCLTLPPFTLVGATTRLGLLTSPLRGRFGIVHRLEFYPEADLEVIVRNSARILSVEADADGVREIARRSRGTPRIANRLLKRVRDFAQVRSHGAIDAANAAEAFRLLDVDENGMDDMTRELLSTLVDKFSGGPVGLNTLAAATGEEPDTIEDIYEPFLIQCGFLDRTPRGRVATPEAYRYLKRPVPERWGGGQARLF
- the ruvA gene encoding Holliday junction branch migration protein RuvA yields the protein MIAYLKGNVRDRKPESVILDVYGVGYFLQVPLSTFYALAPEGGEQALRVHTHVREDQITLFGFGTETELELFRALISVPGLGPKTALAALSGMDAETLVRCVALGDVKRLCKVPGIGKKTAERLVMELKDKVAKLAGLSAPAAAATPAPATPLSDDLVSAMVNLGYPRAEAERAVAAALADSPGAPFEALLKATLRRLMAK